From the genome of Miscanthus floridulus cultivar M001 chromosome 10, ASM1932011v1, whole genome shotgun sequence, one region includes:
- the LOC136487059 gene encoding E3 ubiquitin-protein ligase At3g02290-like yields the protein MGAFCSCLQPDYSDHHGNQASSAFRNCMCLRCFTQQLINAYTVLFRAGAVHSVSPAIEATPVDSNESSFDTYRSPPRPLPYDDPRFSPPARDWLRRESPSHSPEESEPLRANDDEEEMETPSRIDKASKTNYSTKMKISSSAYGDKVPPREHGNYFSYFSPSAEDEDICPTCLEDYDSENPRIVMQCSHHFHLGCIYEWMERSEACPVCGKKMEFDETT from the exons ATGGGAGCTTTCTGTTCATGTCTGCAACCTGATTATTCCGACCACCATGGAAACCAAGCTTCTTCAGCGTTTAGGAACTGCATGTGCCTCAGATGCTTTACCCAGCAGCTGATCAATGCG TACACTGTTTTGTTCCGAGCTGGAGCAGTGCATTCTGTTTCTCCAGCTATTGAAGCCACTCCTGTTGATTCAAATGAAAGCTCCTTCGATACGTATCGTTCACCCCCAAGACCTCTGCCCTACGATGATCCACGATTTTCCCCTCCTGCTCGTGACTGGTTAAGGCGTGAGAGCCCAAGCCATTCCCCAGAGGAATCAGAACCACTTAGAgcaaatgatgatgaggaggaaatGGAGACACCAAGTAGAATAGACAAGGCAAGTAAAACAAACTACAGCACAAAAATGAAAATCTCCAGCTCTGCTTATGGAGATAAGGTGCCACCAAGGGAACATGGAAATTACTTCAGCTATTTTTCCCCATCTGCTGAAGATGAAGATATCTGCCCAACATGTCTTGAAG ATTATGATTCTGAGAATCCTAGGATAGTAATGCAGTGCTCACACCATTTCCACCTTGGCTGTATTTATGAGTGGATGGAAAGAAGTGAGGCATGCCCTGTTTGTGGAAAG AAGATGGAGTTTGACGAGACAACATAA
- the LOC136487061 gene encoding protein SPIRAL1-like 2: MGRGRGVSYGGGQSSLSYLFGGGGDEPAAAPAKPAAAAEQRAQQPASAAAAAPPAAADGEKQKGIPAGVRGSQTNNYFRAQGQNCGNFLTDRPSTKVHAAPGGGSSLGYLFGGGPPGSK; the protein is encoded by the exons ATGGGCCGTGGACGGGGCGTCAGCTACGGGGGCGGGCAGAGCTCGCTGAGCTacctcttcggcggcggtggcgacgagCCCGCCGCGGCGCCCGCCAAGCCGGCCGCCGCGGCGGAGCAGAGGGCGCAGCAGCCTGcgtctgcggcggcggcggcgccaccggCGGCCGCAGACGGCGAGAAGCAGAAGGGGATCCCGGCCGGCGTCCGCGGCAGCCAGACCAACAACTACTTCCGGGCGCAGGGGCAGAACTGCGGCAACTTCCTCACG GACCGCCCGTCGACCAAGGTGCACGCCGCGCCGGGCGGCGGGTCGTCGCTCGGCTACCTCTTCGGCGGCGGGCCCCCCGGTAGCAAGTGA
- the LOC136487064 gene encoding phosphoserine phosphatase, chloroplastic-like isoform X2, producing the protein MADLICLRAGLRSSPSLPRSSSTRAPPPASQSQVTVRFTSPLFCCAKLCKSRPLLAAALEVSKDGSSADLANSLPCKGAVETLRSADAVCFDVDSTVILDEGIDELADFCGAGKAVAEWTAKAMTGTVPFEEALAARLSLIKPSLSQVEECLKKRPPRISPGMADLVKKLKSNNIDVFLVSGGFRQMIKPVAFELGIPPENIIANQLLFGTSGEYAGFDPAEPTSRSGGKAKAVQQIKKDRGYKIVVMIGDGATDLEARQPGGADLFICYAGVQMREPVAAEADWVVFYFQELITKLP; encoded by the exons ATGGCCGACCTCATCTGCTTGCGCGCCGGTCTGAGGAGTTCACCGTCACTTCCACGGTCGTCGTCCACCCGGGCACCACCACCGGCTTCACAATCACAAGTGACAGTTCGATTTACAAGCCCACTGTTCTGTTGTGCCAAACTTTGTAAGAGCCGTCCTTTGCTGGCAGCAGCACTGGAGGTCTCTAAGGACGGGTCCTCCGCGGATCTGGCCAATAGCCTGCCTTGCAAAG GGGCTGTCGAGACATTGCGCAGTGCTGATGCGGTATGTTTCGATGTTGATAGCACCGTCATCCTGGATGAGGGCATTGACGAGCTTGCTGATTTCTGCGGGGCAGGGAAAGCTGTTGCTGAATGGACAGCAAA GGCCATGACAGGGACTGTTCCATTTGAGGAGGCGCTGGCAGCCAGGCTGTCTTTAATCAAGCCTTCTCTCTCCCAGGTGGAGGAGTGCCTGAAGAAGAGGCCACCAAG GATTTCTCCTGGAATGGCTGATTTGGTTAAGAAGCTAAAATCCAATAATATTGATGTGTTCCTTGTGTCAGGAGGCTTCCGACAAATGATCAAG CCTGTGGCATTTGAGCTTGGTATTCCTCCTGAAAACATCATTGCAAACCAATTGTTATTTGGCACTTCGGGGGAGTATGCTGGATTTGATCCCGCAGAGCCCACTTCACGCAGTGGCGGTAAAGCAAAAGCAGTGCagcaaataaaaaag GACCGTGGCTACAAGATAGTTGTTATGATTGGTGATGGTGCAACTGATCTGGAG GCTCGGCAACCTGGCGGAGCAGACTTGTTCATCTGTTACGCTGGTGTTCAGATGAGAGAGCCAGTCGCAGCAGAAGCTGACTGGGTGGTTTTTTATTTTCAAGAGCTGATCACGAAGTTGCCATAA
- the LOC136487064 gene encoding phosphoserine phosphatase, chloroplastic-like isoform X1 has protein sequence MAQLPVDTTSSWSGISGSRNSVGPRSPLRFKSPDAGAHGMADLICLRAGLRSSPSLPRSSSTRAPPPASQSQVTVRFTSPLFCCAKLCKSRPLLAAALEVSKDGSSADLANSLPCKGAVETLRSADAVCFDVDSTVILDEGIDELADFCGAGKAVAEWTAKAMTGTVPFEEALAARLSLIKPSLSQVEECLKKRPPRISPGMADLVKKLKSNNIDVFLVSGGFRQMIKPVAFELGIPPENIIANQLLFGTSGEYAGFDPAEPTSRSGGKAKAVQQIKKDRGYKIVVMIGDGATDLEARQPGGADLFICYAGVQMREPVAAEADWVVFYFQELITKLP, from the exons ATGGCACAATTGCCAGTTGACACCACCAGCAGTTGGTCTGGGATTTCGGGCAGCAGGAACAGCGTCGGCCCGCGTTCGCCCCTTCGCTTCAAATCTCCTGACGCAG GTGCGCATGGTATGGCCGACCTCATCTGCTTGCGCGCCGGTCTGAGGAGTTCACCGTCACTTCCACGGTCGTCGTCCACCCGGGCACCACCACCGGCTTCACAATCACAAGTGACAGTTCGATTTACAAGCCCACTGTTCTGTTGTGCCAAACTTTGTAAGAGCCGTCCTTTGCTGGCAGCAGCACTGGAGGTCTCTAAGGACGGGTCCTCCGCGGATCTGGCCAATAGCCTGCCTTGCAAAG GGGCTGTCGAGACATTGCGCAGTGCTGATGCGGTATGTTTCGATGTTGATAGCACCGTCATCCTGGATGAGGGCATTGACGAGCTTGCTGATTTCTGCGGGGCAGGGAAAGCTGTTGCTGAATGGACAGCAAA GGCCATGACAGGGACTGTTCCATTTGAGGAGGCGCTGGCAGCCAGGCTGTCTTTAATCAAGCCTTCTCTCTCCCAGGTGGAGGAGTGCCTGAAGAAGAGGCCACCAAG GATTTCTCCTGGAATGGCTGATTTGGTTAAGAAGCTAAAATCCAATAATATTGATGTGTTCCTTGTGTCAGGAGGCTTCCGACAAATGATCAAG CCTGTGGCATTTGAGCTTGGTATTCCTCCTGAAAACATCATTGCAAACCAATTGTTATTTGGCACTTCGGGGGAGTATGCTGGATTTGATCCCGCAGAGCCCACTTCACGCAGTGGCGGTAAAGCAAAAGCAGTGCagcaaataaaaaag GACCGTGGCTACAAGATAGTTGTTATGATTGGTGATGGTGCAACTGATCTGGAG GCTCGGCAACCTGGCGGAGCAGACTTGTTCATCTGTTACGCTGGTGTTCAGATGAGAGAGCCAGTCGCAGCAGAAGCTGACTGGGTGGTTTTTTATTTTCAAGAGCTGATCACGAAGTTGCCATAA